One stretch of Conger conger unplaced genomic scaffold, fConCon1.1 SCAFFOLD_69, whole genome shotgun sequence DNA includes these proteins:
- the LOC133120055 gene encoding small ribosomal subunit protein uS12m-like codes for MAFLGNLRPLMSSLTNVSQCLSSLWARPPLSRTMATLNQMHRKGKPPAPPRQPGATGGRPQLKGVVLKTLIRKPKKPNSANRKCARVRLSDGREAVCFIPGEGHSLQEHNVVLVQGGRTQDLPGLKLTVVRGKYDCAHVVKKKQ; via the exons ATGGCTTTCCTCGGGAATCTGAGACCGTTGATGTCATCTCTCACGAACG tgTCCCAGTGTCTCTCGTCCCTTTGGGCCCGGCCCCCCCTCTCCAGAACCATGGCGACGCTGAACCAGATGCACCGGAAGGGCAagccccccgcgcccccccgcCAGCCAGGGGCCACTGGGGGCCGGCCCCAGCTGAAGGGCGTGGTCCTGAAGACCCTGATCCGCAAGCCCAAGAAGCCCAACTCGGCCAATCGCAAGTGCGCCCGCGTGCGGCTGTCGGACGGCCGGGAGGCGGTGTGCTTCATCCCTGGGGAGGGACACAGCCTGCAGGAGCACAACGTGGTGCTGGTGCAGGGCGGCCGCACACAGGACCTGCCGGGGCTCAAGCTCACCGTGGTGCGCGGCAAGTACGACTGCGCTCACGTGGTGAAGAAGAAACAGTGA